Proteins from a genomic interval of Thermoanaerobacterium thermosaccharolyticum DSM 571:
- a CDS encoding pyridoxal phosphate-dependent aminotransferase, protein MNYEDRVAKRAKSIEISTIRYFFNMVKDVPGAISLTIGEPDFVTPRHIIDAAYESLLEGKTGYTVNAGLIELREEISKYLKRNYNVGYKPDGEILVTIGATEAIYIALNTLVEDGDEVLIPEPSFVAYDPCTKLAGGKSVFVPTYEEDNFVLKAETLEKYITDKSKVLVLPYPNNPTGAVLPYEEMVKLADIVKKYDLLVVTDEIYSELVYDGFKHVSFASLPNMWERTVLINGFSKSYAMTGWRLGYIAAPEYFVKHMTKIHQYDVTSASTQSQYAGLEAMKNGENDIKFMREKYDERRKFLYDSLIDMGFECFEPKGAFYIFPSIKKTGLTSAEFAKRLLYEAKVAVVPGSAFGEHGEGHVRMAYATSLDNLKEAVKRIEKFLRNFK, encoded by the coding sequence GTGAACTACGAGGATAGAGTGGCAAAGCGTGCAAAATCTATAGAGATATCAACCATAAGGTATTTTTTTAATATGGTAAAGGATGTGCCTGGTGCCATATCGCTGACTATCGGAGAGCCTGATTTCGTCACTCCAAGGCACATAATCGATGCAGCGTATGAATCCCTTTTGGAAGGCAAGACAGGCTATACGGTGAATGCGGGACTTATAGAGCTTAGAGAAGAGATATCGAAGTACTTGAAAAGGAATTACAATGTAGGTTACAAGCCTGATGGAGAGATACTTGTAACAATAGGTGCAACAGAAGCTATTTACATTGCATTAAACACGCTTGTAGAAGATGGCGACGAAGTATTAATACCGGAGCCTTCATTTGTGGCATACGATCCGTGTACAAAACTGGCAGGCGGCAAGTCAGTTTTTGTGCCTACGTATGAAGAAGATAATTTTGTCTTAAAAGCTGAGACACTGGAAAAATATATTACTGATAAGTCAAAGGTCTTGGTATTGCCGTATCCAAACAATCCAACAGGAGCGGTGTTGCCATATGAAGAAATGGTTAAATTAGCAGATATAGTGAAAAAATATGATTTACTTGTTGTAACAGATGAGATATATTCAGAACTTGTATACGATGGTTTTAAGCATGTCAGCTTCGCATCGTTGCCAAATATGTGGGAGAGAACTGTTTTAATAAACGGCTTTTCTAAATCATATGCTATGACAGGCTGGAGGCTTGGTTATATCGCGGCACCAGAGTATTTTGTAAAGCACATGACGAAGATACATCAGTACGATGTGACATCGGCATCGACACAGTCACAGTATGCAGGATTAGAAGCCATGAAAAATGGTGAGAATGACATCAAATTTATGAGGGAAAAATATGATGAAAGAAGGAAGTTTTTATACGATAGCTTAATTGATATGGGGTTTGAATGTTTCGAACCTAAAGGCGCATTTTACATATTTCCATCAATCAAGAAGACAGGACTTACATCGGCAGAATTTGCAAAACGGCTTTTATACGAGGCAAAAGTTGCAGTTGTTCCTGGCAGCGCCTTTGGAGAGCATGGAGAAGGTCATGTAAGGATGGCATATGCCACATCATTGGACAATCTGAAAGAGGCAGTAAAAAGGATAGAAAAATTTTTGCGAAATTTTAAATAG
- a CDS encoding sugar ABC transporter permease: MIQSKAKSEAIEKRSLNIDIRAYTMILALLGIWVIFTVLMHGDFLSSRNLSMLARQMSITAILATGMVLVIVAGHIDLSVGSVAGFTGAVAAILQVIYHWNTVPTIIITLLVGFIIGTWQGFWIAYRKVPAFIVTLSSMLVFRGGILLITKGVTISPLHQDFGIIGQGYIPPSLSIALGVIASLAYIIIDINNRKSRIKYGLSVPSLSIEISKIIGVIALIALFTGVMISYEGIPVPVLIVLVLVLVLTFVANNTTFGRYVYAIGGNKEAAIYSGINVVKTNMTIFLIMGILSAIAGIVLTSRLNAATTSAGNLFELDAIASAIIGGASTLGGEGTVPGAILGALIMASIDNGMSLMNIDYSILTIVKGLVLVIAVWVDISTKKRG, translated from the coding sequence ATGATACAAAGCAAAGCAAAAAGTGAAGCAATTGAAAAAAGAAGTTTAAATATTGATATAAGAGCGTATACGATGATATTGGCTCTTCTGGGTATATGGGTCATATTTACAGTACTTATGCATGGTGACTTTTTGTCATCTAGGAATTTATCCATGCTGGCAAGGCAAATGTCGATAACAGCAATACTTGCGACAGGTATGGTTCTGGTAATAGTAGCAGGGCATATAGATCTTTCGGTTGGTTCCGTTGCGGGATTTACAGGTGCTGTGGCTGCTATACTGCAGGTAATATACCATTGGAATACGGTACCAACCATTATAATTACACTTTTGGTAGGATTTATCATTGGAACATGGCAGGGCTTCTGGATAGCATATAGGAAAGTACCGGCTTTTATTGTAACACTGAGTTCTATGTTAGTCTTTAGAGGCGGCATATTGCTAATTACAAAAGGTGTGACTATTTCTCCACTACATCAAGATTTTGGTATTATTGGACAGGGATATATTCCGCCATCCCTAAGCATAGCTTTAGGAGTAATTGCATCTTTGGCGTATATAATAATAGACATAAATAATCGCAAATCGCGCATAAAATACGGTCTAAGCGTCCCAAGTTTAAGCATAGAGATTTCTAAAATTATTGGCGTGATTGCATTGATTGCTCTATTTACTGGCGTTATGATTTCATACGAAGGTATACCTGTTCCAGTCCTTATTGTCCTTGTGCTGGTATTAGTTTTGACTTTTGTGGCAAACAACACCACTTTTGGAAGGTATGTTTACGCAATTGGTGGCAATAAAGAGGCAGCAATATATTCAGGAATAAATGTTGTGAAGACAAATATGACTATATTCTTGATAATGGGAATATTGTCAGCTATCGCTGGTATTGTTTTGACGTCAAGATTGAATGCAGCAACAACTAGTGCCGGCAATTTGTTTGAGCTGGATGCAATTGCTTCTGCTATAATTGGTGGTGCAAGCACTTTAGGAGGAGAAGGTACAGTTCCGGGGGCAATACTTGGTGCTCTCATCATGGCCAGTATTGACAATGGTATGAGCCTTATGAACATTGACTATTCAATACTTACAATAGTAAAAGGATTAGTTCTTGTTATTGCTGTATGGGTTGATATATCTACAAAGAAAAGAGGATAA
- a CDS encoding xylose ABC transporter ATP-binding protein, whose amino-acid sequence MSEYILEMQNITKEFPGVIALNNVNLKVKKGEIHALCGENGAGKSTLMKILSGVYPYGTYSGKIIIDGEEKHFSNIKDSEKNGIAIIYQELTLVKYMTVGQNIFLGEEPVKNGVIDWLEVYSESSKILNELKIDINPYIKVMNLGIGHQQMVEIAKAISKKAKILILDEPTSALTESEAEHLLDILRELKSKGVTCIYISHKLEEVFDIADSITVLRDGKTITSNKKENFTMNKVISLMVGRELTQRFPKVQHNAGEVVLEVKDYTVYDPEIPNKKIIDNVNFYVKRGEILGIAGLMGAGRTELFSSIFGAYKGRKEGKVFLEGKELTINNPNEAIKNGIAYLSEDRKRYGLVTLMDVQENIALSNYDRISKFSVINNNAKVKYAEKYVNELKIKTPSLAQRVGNLSGGNQQKVVLGKWLMSDPKVLFLDEPTRGIDVGAKFEIYNIMNELVEMGVCVVFISSELPEILGMCDRILVIHEGKINGEFLIEEADQEKIMHCATGGN is encoded by the coding sequence ATGAGTGAATATATATTGGAGATGCAAAATATAACAAAAGAGTTTCCAGGGGTTATCGCTCTTAATAATGTCAATCTAAAGGTTAAAAAGGGCGAGATTCATGCATTGTGTGGTGAAAACGGCGCTGGAAAGTCGACACTAATGAAAATATTGAGCGGTGTTTATCCATATGGAACATATTCAGGAAAGATTATTATTGATGGTGAAGAAAAACATTTCAGCAATATTAAAGATAGTGAGAAAAATGGAATAGCTATTATATATCAGGAGCTAACACTTGTAAAATACATGACAGTTGGGCAGAATATTTTCCTTGGCGAAGAACCAGTAAAAAATGGAGTAATTGACTGGTTGGAGGTTTATTCAGAATCAAGCAAAATATTGAATGAGTTGAAGATAGATATAAATCCATATATAAAGGTAATGAATTTAGGTATAGGACATCAGCAGATGGTTGAGATAGCTAAGGCTATTTCAAAAAAAGCTAAAATATTGATTCTTGATGAACCGACATCAGCTCTTACAGAAAGTGAAGCAGAGCATTTACTAGATATATTAAGGGAATTAAAGTCAAAAGGTGTTACATGCATCTATATATCACATAAACTTGAAGAAGTTTTTGATATAGCAGATAGTATAACTGTGCTAAGAGATGGCAAGACCATCACATCTAATAAAAAAGAAAATTTTACTATGAATAAAGTTATATCGTTAATGGTAGGCCGCGAACTTACGCAGCGCTTTCCTAAAGTACAGCATAATGCAGGTGAAGTAGTCCTTGAAGTCAAGGATTACACTGTGTACGATCCTGAAATTCCTAATAAAAAAATAATAGATAATGTGAATTTTTATGTCAAAAGAGGGGAAATTTTAGGCATAGCAGGTCTTATGGGGGCAGGCAGGACGGAGCTTTTCTCAAGCATTTTTGGTGCTTACAAAGGAAGAAAAGAAGGCAAAGTATTTTTAGAGGGCAAGGAGTTAACGATAAATAATCCTAATGAAGCCATAAAAAATGGCATAGCATACCTTTCTGAGGATAGAAAAAGGTACGGACTAGTTACTCTTATGGATGTGCAGGAAAATATTGCACTTTCAAATTACGACCGCATTTCCAAGTTTAGCGTTATAAACAACAATGCAAAAGTGAAGTATGCAGAAAAGTATGTAAATGAACTAAAGATAAAAACGCCATCTCTTGCTCAGAGAGTTGGAAATTTAAGTGGTGGAAACCAGCAGAAAGTCGTTTTGGGCAAGTGGCTCATGTCAGATCCTAAAGTTTTATTTCTTGATGAGCCAACACGAGGCATTGATGTTGGAGCGAAGTTTGAGATATACAATATCATGAATGAGCTTGTTGAGATGGGGGTCTGTGTAGTATTTATTTCATCAGAGCTTCCGGAAATACTTGGCATGTGCGACAGGATACTTGTCATACATGAAGGCAAGATAAACGGTGAATTTTTGATTGAAGAAGCTGACCAAGAAAAAATTATGCACTGTGCAACTGGAGGTAATTAA
- a CDS encoding sugar ABC transporter substrate-binding protein: MLKSKKLLAFLLVFVLAASIVFAGCQSTKDNGSSTTTSSNSSNSSSSNKSTDTTKKVKIGFSLPTMREERYQKDKAAFEEEAKKLGAEVLTQGANNDENLQNSQVENLITQGIDVLVLDPQNAESAATLVDKAHQAGIKVISYDRLILNSDPDVYISFDNEKVGELQGEYLTKLVPKGNYFVFAGAPTDNNATLFKQGAMKYIQPLADKGDIKIVFDQAIKDWDPNEALKLAENALTANKNKVDAILAPNDGTAGGIIQALAEQKLDGKVPVTGQDAELAAAKRIIAGTQSMTIFKDVRVLAKNAADIAVQLAQGKEVKDLAQVNKTVNNKKIDVPSLLLTPVVITKDNIDKELVDSGWFKKSDLYGN, from the coding sequence ATGTTAAAATCAAAGAAGCTATTAGCATTTCTGCTTGTCTTTGTATTAGCAGCATCGATAGTATTTGCTGGATGCCAGAGTACAAAGGACAACGGCAGCAGCACTACAACTTCTTCAAATTCATCTAATTCTTCTAGTTCAAACAAATCAACAGATACAACAAAAAAAGTCAAGATAGGCTTTTCTCTACCGACAATGAGGGAAGAAAGATATCAAAAGGATAAAGCTGCATTTGAGGAAGAAGCAAAGAAATTAGGCGCAGAAGTTTTGACACAGGGCGCAAACAATGATGAAAATCTTCAAAACAGCCAGGTAGAAAACCTTATCACACAAGGAATTGATGTGCTAGTTTTAGACCCGCAGAATGCTGAATCTGCAGCTACATTAGTTGATAAAGCGCATCAGGCTGGAATTAAGGTTATATCATACGACAGACTTATTTTAAATTCTGATCCAGATGTGTATATATCTTTTGATAATGAAAAAGTGGGAGAGCTTCAGGGAGAGTATTTAACAAAATTAGTTCCAAAAGGCAACTATTTTGTATTCGCAGGTGCTCCTACAGACAACAACGCAACACTGTTTAAGCAAGGTGCCATGAAATATATTCAACCATTAGCAGATAAAGGCGACATAAAGATAGTATTTGACCAAGCAATAAAGGACTGGGATCCAAATGAAGCGCTTAAATTAGCCGAAAATGCATTAACAGCTAATAAAAACAAGGTTGATGCTATACTTGCTCCAAATGACGGTACAGCAGGTGGCATAATTCAAGCATTAGCAGAGCAAAAACTAGACGGTAAAGTTCCAGTTACAGGGCAAGATGCTGAATTAGCAGCAGCAAAGAGAATAATTGCAGGAACACAGTCCATGACAATATTTAAAGACGTACGCGTACTTGCTAAAAATGCGGCAGATATCGCAGTACAATTAGCACAGGGGAAAGAAGTAAAAGATTTGGCACAGGTTAATAAGACGGTAAATAACAAGAAAATTGATGTTCCGTCACTTCTCTTGACTCCTGTTGTAATTACAAAAGATAACATTGATAAAGAGCTTGTTGACAGTGGATGGTTCAAAAAATCAGACTTGTACGGTAATTAA
- a CDS encoding sugar ABC transporter substrate-binding protein, with the protein MAKNQASGLDIFMAKAKELGAEVFVQNANNDDEDQLKQVKYLLDKKIDVLVIVPNDLKKASAGVDMAKKAGVKVISYDRLVLNSNVDLYISFDNVKVGKLMAEYLVKRYPKGNYLIINGATNDNNTKMIKEGYDSVLLPKVKSGDIKIIGEEWSPNWMSEYAFEATEKYIQKNYGIDAIIAGDDGLANGIIESLSEHRLAGKVAVVAQDADLAACQRIIEGTQLMTVYKPLDKLAGDAAKLAVKLAKGEKLNVSNTIYDGKFTVPYYKLEPIAADKSNIDDTVIKDGFHSRDDVYRYVK; encoded by the coding sequence ATGGCAAAGAATCAAGCGTCAGGATTGGACATATTTATGGCAAAAGCGAAAGAGCTTGGGGCAGAAGTATTTGTTCAAAATGCCAATAATGATGATGAAGATCAGTTAAAGCAAGTGAAATACCTGCTGGATAAGAAAATTGATGTGCTTGTTATCGTGCCAAATGATCTTAAAAAAGCTTCAGCCGGGGTGGACATGGCCAAAAAGGCAGGCGTTAAGGTAATATCTTATGACAGGCTTGTTTTGAATTCAAATGTGGATTTGTACATTTCATTTGATAACGTAAAAGTCGGAAAGCTTATGGCAGAATATCTGGTAAAAAGGTATCCAAAAGGCAACTACCTTATTATAAATGGCGCAACAAATGACAATAATACAAAGATGATTAAAGAGGGCTATGACAGTGTATTGCTTCCCAAGGTTAAAAGCGGTGATATAAAGATTATAGGTGAAGAGTGGTCCCCTAATTGGATGTCTGAATATGCCTTTGAAGCAACAGAAAAATATATACAAAAGAATTATGGTATAGATGCAATCATTGCCGGCGATGATGGACTGGCTAATGGTATAATCGAATCATTGTCTGAACATAGATTGGCCGGGAAAGTCGCCGTTGTAGCTCAAGATGCAGATCTTGCTGCTTGCCAGAGGATAATAGAAGGCACTCAGCTTATGACTGTATACAAGCCTCTTGACAAGCTTGCGGGAGATGCAGCTAAATTGGCAGTAAAATTGGCAAAAGGAGAAAAGTTAAACGTCAGCAATACAATTTACGATGGGAAATTTACTGTACCGTATTACAAGCTGGAGCCAATTGCTGCTGACAAAAGCAATATTGATGACACAGTCATAAAAGATGGTTTTCACAGCCGTGATGATGTATATAGATATGTAAAGTAA
- a CDS encoding response regulator, which produces MIKLLIADDEHIVLDSLKFIIENNCHDVDVIGFAKSGREAIEKADALRPDVIFMDIRMPGIDGIEAIKRIKEIHNDIEFVIITAYDYFNYAKEAIKLDVVDYLLKPMNKNKVIDTVLKVKKIVESKRENMIRELEMKEKMITILPHLESEMIYSLASATFRQENIDFYGSIFDMNLNIGYALVVLFEKDDNESHLDNLAGNVKMHETFMYLKEFIKNLRPCLAGILLDRIIVFVPVESDEDLFTIKNTSIDFAEKILKETHGKESSVRIGHIYGKSERAWGRSICSKCQ; this is translated from the coding sequence GTGATAAAGTTGTTGATTGCTGATGATGAGCATATAGTCCTTGACTCCTTAAAATTTATCATTGAGAATAACTGCCACGATGTAGATGTGATTGGTTTTGCAAAATCGGGAAGAGAAGCAATTGAAAAAGCTGATGCATTGAGGCCTGATGTGATTTTTATGGATATAAGGATGCCAGGCATAGATGGTATAGAAGCCATCAAAAGGATTAAGGAAATCCATAATGACATTGAGTTTGTAATAATAACGGCTTATGACTATTTTAACTATGCAAAAGAAGCTATAAAACTGGATGTAGTTGATTATCTATTGAAACCGATGAATAAAAATAAGGTTATAGATACGGTTCTAAAAGTAAAAAAGATCGTAGAATCAAAGCGGGAAAACATGATTAGGGAGCTTGAGATGAAGGAGAAAATGATAACGATACTGCCGCATCTTGAAAGTGAAATGATATATTCACTGGCATCAGCCACATTTAGGCAGGAAAATATTGATTTCTACGGAAGTATCTTCGATATGAATTTAAATATTGGATATGCTTTAGTGGTTTTATTTGAAAAGGATGATAATGAGAGTCACTTAGACAATTTAGCTGGAAATGTCAAGATGCATGAGACATTTATGTATCTTAAAGAATTTATAAAAAACTTAAGGCCTTGCTTAGCAGGTATCTTGCTTGATAGGATAATTGTATTTGTTCCAGTTGAAAGTGATGAAGATTTATTTACAATTAAAAATACTTCAATAGATTTTGCTGAAAAGATTTTAAAAGAGACACATGGCAAAGAATCAAGCGTCAGGATTGGACATATTTATGGCAAAAGCGAAAGAGCTTGGGGCAGAAGTATTTGTTCAAAATGCCAATAA
- a CDS encoding sensor histidine kinase, translating into MNKSLFEFKGIRRKIFAHLLITTLIMGITSIYSYYNAKIVIDRLKSIFTDYVYLNNLNNDINSLETEVEKYLSTKSSDSLLNYYTISNKLSNNAEDMINIITYDNDSLMQKDIGNMIMSLLSETDKAVNAKRGRISSEYIEYFTRANKINDYIKMYINNLIYNKLQEGSIKYNKISKNMIFISFLNILLILTSVIVNIVLAIIYTYRITRPISELSDTAERISKGDFDIEPIRIKTDDEVNILADAFNKMVTNIKNYIDEIKMQAKVEKRLKEQEMQNLKMKNILRESELKALQSQINPHFLFNTLNAASQIAMMEGAEKSSEFIEKVAELFRYNLRKLDKPVTLKEEVDNVFNYMYILKTRFGEKVEFQTSIDESLLNVKVPCTIIQPVVENAFIHGIEEIEGKGVIRIEIKEVDGSIHIDVIDDGMGMNQESINKILSADDPDNDENKHVTGIGMHNVINRLRLYYNIADIDDVIEIESRIGNGTKVTLKIPMGRGSAT; encoded by the coding sequence GTGAATAAAAGTTTATTTGAATTTAAAGGCATAAGGAGAAAAATATTTGCACATCTTTTAATAACTACGTTGATAATGGGTATAACCAGCATTTACTCTTATTACAATGCCAAGATTGTAATTGACAGGTTAAAATCAATATTTACAGATTACGTCTACTTAAACAATCTCAATAACGATATAAATTCTCTAGAGACAGAAGTGGAAAAATACCTTTCGACGAAATCATCCGATTCACTGCTTAATTACTATACCATTAGCAATAAATTAAGTAATAATGCAGAAGACATGATAAATATAATAACCTATGATAATGATAGTCTGATGCAAAAAGATATTGGTAACATGATAATGAGCTTACTATCAGAAACTGACAAAGCAGTAAATGCGAAAAGAGGCAGAATAAGCAGCGAATATATAGAGTACTTTACTAGAGCAAATAAGATAAATGACTATATAAAGATGTATATTAATAATCTCATATATAACAAGCTTCAAGAAGGCTCAATAAAGTACAATAAAATATCCAAGAACATGATTTTTATCAGTTTTTTAAATATACTCCTAATTTTAACATCTGTTATAGTAAATATCGTTCTTGCTATTATATATACTTACAGGATAACCAGACCAATATCTGAGCTTTCTGATACAGCCGAAAGGATTTCAAAAGGAGATTTTGACATCGAGCCTATAAGAATCAAGACAGATGATGAGGTCAATATATTGGCTGATGCGTTTAATAAAATGGTTACAAACATTAAAAACTATATTGATGAAATAAAGATGCAGGCAAAAGTGGAAAAAAGGCTTAAAGAGCAAGAGATGCAGAATCTAAAGATGAAAAATATATTAAGAGAGTCCGAGTTAAAAGCACTTCAGTCACAGATAAATCCACATTTTTTATTTAATACTTTAAATGCAGCATCACAGATTGCAATGATGGAAGGTGCGGAAAAATCATCAGAGTTTATAGAAAAAGTAGCAGAACTATTCCGATACAACTTGAGAAAGCTAGACAAGCCGGTGACTTTGAAAGAGGAAGTTGATAATGTATTTAACTACATGTATATATTGAAAACAAGATTTGGCGAAAAAGTGGAGTTTCAAACAAGCATAGATGAAAGCCTTTTAAATGTCAAAGTTCCTTGCACGATCATACAGCCTGTTGTTGAAAATGCCTTTATACACGGCATAGAGGAGATAGAAGGGAAAGGTGTTATTCGCATTGAAATAAAAGAAGTCGACGGCAGTATACACATTGATGTCATAGATGATGGAATGGGCATGAATCAGGAAAGCATCAATAAAATTCTTTCTGCGGATGATCCTGACAACGATGAAAATAAGCATGTAACAGGTATTGGAATGCACAATGTAATAAATCGTTTAAGGTTATATTACAATATAGCTGATATCGATGACGTTATTGAGATTGAAAGCCGCATTGGAAATGGTACCAAAGTTACATTGAAGATTCCTATGGGAAGGGGTAGTGCAACGTGA
- a CDS encoding RNA-guided endonuclease InsQ/TnpB family protein, which translates to MMICQHFLIEPTKEQEEKLFYTLYLCRKLYNYSLDQRIKHYKEYGKGLTYEEQQNMLPKYKKEHPEYKTVQSQILQDVLRRLDRAYKNFFDKRAKYPKFKDRYHYTSITLPQCEAKRNFGKEGYVYIKNIGHIKIKAHRNFDPTKVKTINIKYHAGKWYINLSVEIEKEKTVIREKAIGIDKGINSIAATSDGELYSNPRWLQKSEKKLKKAQRQLSRKKKGSKNREKQKKRLAKLHEKVANQRRDYLHKISYNIVKHNDIICVEDLQVKNMMKNHKLAKSIANAGWGMLDKYLQYKAEREGKIFIKVNPAYTSQRCSGCGRIVEKDLSVRVHKCECGLEIDRDVNAAINVLYEGLRQLGITA; encoded by the coding sequence ATGATGATATGTCAGCATTTTCTCATAGAACCAACAAAAGAACAAGAAGAAAAACTCTTTTATACATTATATTTGTGCCGCAAATTATATAATTACTCACTAGACCAAAGAATAAAACATTATAAAGAATATGGCAAAGGACTTACATACGAAGAACAGCAAAATATGCTCCCAAAATACAAAAAAGAACATCCAGAATACAAGACAGTACAATCGCAGATATTACAGGATGTGTTGAGAAGATTAGATAGAGCATATAAAAACTTCTTTGACAAAAGAGCAAAATATCCTAAATTCAAAGACAGATACCACTACACATCTATAACACTTCCACAATGCGAAGCAAAAAGAAACTTTGGCAAAGAAGGATATGTATATATAAAAAATATAGGACATATAAAAATAAAAGCACACAGAAATTTTGATCCGACAAAAGTCAAAACAATAAACATAAAATACCATGCAGGAAAATGGTATATAAATCTGTCAGTTGAAATAGAAAAAGAAAAAACAGTCATAAGAGAAAAAGCAATAGGAATAGACAAAGGAATAAACTCAATAGCTGCAACATCAGATGGAGAATTATACTCAAATCCTAGATGGCTACAAAAATCAGAGAAGAAACTAAAAAAAGCACAGAGACAATTATCAAGAAAAAAGAAAGGAAGCAAAAACAGAGAAAAGCAAAAGAAAAGATTAGCGAAGCTTCATGAAAAAGTAGCAAATCAGAGAAGAGACTATCTCCACAAAATAAGCTATAACATAGTAAAACATAATGACATTATATGCGTTGAAGATTTGCAAGTAAAAAATATGATGAAAAATCATAAACTTGCAAAATCAATAGCAAATGCAGGATGGGGAATGTTAGACAAATATCTACAGTATAAAGCGGAGAGAGAAGGAAAAATATTCATAAAAGTAAATCCAGCATATACATCGCAAAGATGCTCAGGATGTGGAAGAATAGTAGAAAAAGACTTATCAGTAAGAGTACACAAATGTGAGTGTGGATTAGAGATAGACAGAGATGTAAATGCAGCGATAAATGTGTTGTATGAAGGATTAAGACAATTAGGCATAACAGCCTAA
- a CDS encoding tryptophan transporter, translating to MNSRKTLREFILCALLMAIGVVLHFITPAFMLNMRPDFMLSMLFISLMLVDDLKINYVTAIIAGILTALTGSMPGGQIANPIDKLVTSTIIILMLKLLRNRVNEGIIAGIVGIIGTIISGSVFLGVVSIIAGLPGPFYLLMLTVVLPTSIVNTVVTVIGYYIIKKVSKSTLVVNK from the coding sequence GTGAATTCAAGAAAGACATTGAGAGAGTTTATACTTTGCGCGCTTCTTATGGCGATTGGCGTTGTTCTGCACTTTATTACTCCTGCATTTATGCTTAATATGAGACCAGATTTTATGCTATCTATGCTTTTTATATCTTTAATGCTTGTTGATGATTTAAAGATAAATTATGTTACAGCGATTATAGCAGGTATACTGACAGCTCTAACAGGATCGATGCCTGGCGGTCAGATTGCTAATCCTATAGACAAACTTGTTACATCAACCATTATAATTTTAATGCTTAAGCTTCTAAGAAATAGAGTAAACGAAGGAATAATCGCTGGAATTGTAGGTATCATTGGAACGATCATATCAGGTTCTGTATTTTTAGGCGTTGTATCAATTATAGCTGGATTGCCGGGTCCTTTCTATCTTCTCATGTTAACAGTAGTTTTACCGACGTCAATTGTAAATACAGTAGTTACTGTGATTGGATATTATATTATAAAGAAGGTTTCAAAATCTACTTTAGTTGTCAATAAATAA